GCTCAGGGTCGTGGGGGAGAGGCGTCCGAGCTCGCCGTCCTCGAGCAGCTCGACGTAGCCCTGAATGCTCGCCAGCGGCGTCCGCAGGTCCTGCGACACGTTGGCGACGAGCCGGTTGCGGGCAAGGTCGCGCTCGTCGCGGGTCCGGCTCAGCTCCTCGAGGGTGGCTGACAGCTCCGCGACGAGCTCTTCCTTCGTCAGCTCCGAGACGTCGGTCCCAGTCCCGTTCATGACCTCCACGCTCTCGTCGTCGTCAGACGAGTCTAGGTTGAGGACCCCCCGCCGTCAGGAGAACGACGAGGTGGCGTGTCAGGCGATCGTGAGCCCGCCGTCCACCGGCACGACCTGGCCGGTGACGTAGCCGGAAGCGGGGGACGCGAGCCAGACCACGGTCGCCGCGAGCTCGGTGGGGTCGCCGTGCCGGCCGGCGGGGATCCGCGGCAGCTGCGACCGGAGGTAGTCCTCGGGGTACTGGTCGGTCATCTCGGAGGCGAAGAAGCCCGGAGCTATCGCATTGACCCGGATTCCCTTGCGTCCGGTCCACTGCTGCGCGAGATCGCGGGTCAGCCCGTTCAGACCCGCCTTGGAGGCGGCGTAGGCCGCCTGGGGGAGCCCGGCGGTGGTGAGCGCGAGGACGCTCGAGACGTTGACGATGCTCGAGCCCGGCCCCATCACCCGGCCACACGCCTGGGCCATCCAGTAGCAGCCGCTGAGGTTGACCTCGACGACGTTCCGGAACTGTTCCGGTGTCTCCCGGGTCGCCGGCACCGCGGTGCCGACGCCGGCGTTGTTGACCAGCACGTCGACCCGCCCGAAGGCGTCCGTCGCC
The genomic region above belongs to Nocardioides coralli and contains:
- a CDS encoding SDR family NAD(P)-dependent oxidoreductase encodes the protein MSGVLDLFRLDGKVAVVTGASSGLGVAFARALAEAGADLVLGARRVDRLEETAQLVRAAGRRVVTVATDVADPAQCQALVDAATDAFGRVDVLVNNAGVGTAVPATRETPEQFRNVVEVNLSGCYWMAQACGRVMGPGSSIVNVSSVLALTTAGLPQAAYAASKAGLNGLTRDLAQQWTGRKGIRVNAIAPGFFASEMTDQYPEDYLRSQLPRIPAGRHGDPTELAATVVWLASPASGYVTGQVVPVDGGLTIA